In Pyrus communis chromosome 1, drPyrComm1.1, whole genome shotgun sequence, the following are encoded in one genomic region:
- the LOC137717430 gene encoding probable glucan 1,3-beta-glucosidase A: MELVLNKWVYAFLLCSWLFVSGVYSVEGLRGDSKVRGVNLGGWLVVEGWIKPSLFDDIPNEDMLDGTQVQLKSVTLEKYVSAENGGGMNVSVDRDIASSWETFRLWRVSASEFQFRTLQGQFLTCDGEGCSFSATAEPPPALGTFYIERNNNGRVHIRTINGTYLQATLQTQLTADYPGKPGWEDNAATFEMTIVANTLHGDYQLTNGYGHSKAKDILKRHRNSFITVGDFSFLYRHGINTVRIPVGWWIAYDPDPPAPFIGGTLEALDNAFSWAQAYNIKCIIDLHAAPGSQNGMEHSASRDGSTDWPNPDYISQTLHVIDFLASRYARHPALLGIELLNEPSAAAVPLDTLVSYYKQGYQIVRKYSSAAYVIVCQRIGNADPLELYQANIGSHHLVVDLHYYNLFDNFFVNMSAVDNMQFIYKSREAQLQALNSANGPLVFIGEWVNEWKVTNGSQTDYQDFGRVQLEVYNSASFGWAYWTLKNDRPHWDFEWNIKNNYLQLGNSPKNWNVNGLVLLGSAFVSFYLHNIL; encoded by the exons ATGGAACTTGTTCTTAACAAATGGGTATACGCATTTCTGCTGTGCTCTTGGCTCTTCGTTTCTGGAGTGTACTCAG TGGAGGGATTGCGTGGGGACTCTAAAGTGAGAGGGGTGAACTTGGGAGGGTGGTTGGTTGTGGAAGGTTGGATTAAGCCTTCACTTTTTGATGACATTCCCAATGAAGACATGCTG GATGGAACACAGGTACAGCTAAAGTCAGTCACCTTGGAGAAGTACGTCTCTGCTGAAAATGGTGGAGGGATGAATGTCTCAGTTGATAGAGATATTGCATCTTCATGGGAAACCTTTAGG TTATGGAGAGTTTCTGCGTCAGAATTTCAGTTTCGCACCTTGCAAGGACAGTTTCTAACATGTGATGGAGAAGGTTGCTCTTTTTCTGCAACTGCAGAACCACCTCCAGCACTAGGAACCTTTTACATTGAAAGAAATAACAATGGTAGAGTTCACATCAGAACAATAAATGGCACATATTTGCAG GCTACACTGCAAACTCAGTTAACGGCAGATTATCCGGGGAAGCCAGGATGGGAAGATAATGCAGCCACATTTGAGATGACAATTGTTGCTAATACCTTGCATGGAGATTACCAGCTTACAAATGGATATGGACACAGTAAGGCCAAAGATATTCTTAAG AGGCATAGAAACAGTTTCATCACTGTAGGAGATTTCAGTTTTCTGTATAGACATGGAATAAATACTGTGCGGATTCCTGTTGGCTGGTGGATTGCTTATGATCCTGATCCTCCTGCACCATTTATCGGTGGAACTTTGGAAGCTCTAGATAATGCATTCTCGTGGGCACA AGCCTATAATATTAAGTGCATAATTGATCTTCACGCGGCTCCTGGATCCCAGAACGGGATGGAACATAGTGCTAGTAGAGATGGTTCGACAGACTGGCCTAATCCTGATTACATTTCACAGACACTGCACGTTATAGATTTCCTAGCTTCCAG gtatGCAAGGCATCCTGCTTTGCTGGGAATAGAGCTTTTAAATGAACCATCTGCAGCTGCAGTTCCATTGGATACTTTAGTTTCGTATTACAAACAAGGCTATCAAATTGTTCGGAAATACTCATCAGCAGCTTACGTAATAGTTTGCCAAAGAATTGGCAATGCGGACCCACTGGAACTTTATCAGGCTAACATAGGCTCACATCATCTAGTGGTGGATTTGCATTATTACAATCTTTTTGATAATTTCTTCGTTAATATGAGCGCTGTGGACAATATGCAATTCATATACAAGAGCAGGGAAGCTCAATTACAGGCCCTCAACAGTGCAAACGGTCCACTTGTTTTTATCG GAGAGTGGGTGAATGAATGGAAAGTGACAAATGGCTCTCAGACTGATTATCAAGACTTTGGGAGGGTTCAGTTAGAGGTTTATAATTCGGCTTCCTTCGGATGGGCATACTGGACACTGAAAAACGACAGACCACACTGGGATTTTGAATGGAACATCAAGAACAATTATCTCCAGTTGG GTAATTCGCCCAAAAACTGGAATGTTAACGGTCTAGTGTTGCTTGGATCAGCATTTGTATCATTCTATCTGCATAATATATTGTGA